One genomic region from Candidatus Nitrosopumilus koreensis AR1 encodes:
- the cobM gene encoding precorrin-4 C(11)-methyltransferase, with amino-acid sequence MSDVFFVGCGPGDPELITVKAKKLIQKAEVIVYSGSLIPESILKLCKKGKLYDAAGMVREEIFELLYKNAKKDKLVVRLHDGDPSIYGAIKEQIDNLTKKGIKSTVVPGITAFLASAAALGTQLTLPGVTQTIIVTRAESRTKVPKREKISELAKHKATLIFYLSVHLISNLVKEAIAGGYKKSTPVAVVYRASWKDQKIIKGTLADIAKKLKEEKITRTAIVIISDVIDPQTYEYSKLYDKKFSHGYRKAKKSKN; translated from the coding sequence GTGTCTGATGTATTTTTTGTTGGTTGTGGACCAGGAGATCCAGAACTAATTACAGTCAAAGCAAAAAAGTTGATTCAGAAGGCAGAGGTTATAGTTTATTCTGGTTCTTTGATTCCAGAATCCATTTTGAAATTATGTAAAAAAGGAAAACTCTATGATGCTGCTGGAATGGTAAGAGAAGAGATATTCGAGTTATTGTACAAGAACGCAAAAAAAGACAAACTTGTTGTAAGACTACACGATGGAGATCCATCAATTTATGGTGCAATAAAAGAGCAGATTGATAATCTTACAAAGAAAGGAATAAAATCTACAGTTGTACCTGGAATTACTGCATTTTTAGCCTCAGCTGCTGCTCTAGGAACACAATTGACTCTTCCAGGAGTTACCCAAACCATTATTGTAACTAGAGCAGAATCCAGAACTAAAGTTCCAAAAAGAGAAAAAATTTCAGAGTTGGCAAAACACAAAGCAACTTTAATTTTCTATCTTAGTGTTCATTTAATTTCAAATTTAGTTAAAGAAGCAATTGCAGGTGGATACAAAAAATCAACACCTGTTGCTGTAGTGTATAGAGCAAGTTGGAAGGATCAAAAAATAATCAAGGGAACTCTTGCAGATATTGCAAAAAAACTAAAAGAAGAAAAGATCACTAGAACTGCCATTGTAATTATTAGTGATGTAATTGATCCACAAACATACGAGTATTCCAAATTATATGATAAAAAATTTAGTCATGGTTATAGAAAAGCTAAAAAGTCAAAAAATTAA
- the cbiT gene encoding precorrin-6Y C5,15-methyltransferase (decarboxylating) subunit CbiT codes for MWNYKTPGIPDEEFERTEKVPITKEEVRTIQISKARLKPGQTVYDIGCGSGSISVESALQVESSGKVLAIDYDQNAVDLTKKNAKKFGISNISAIFGNAKEEISKLEDADVIFVGGTGADTKEIVELAENKLKSRGRIVIGIILIETLYSVLQVLDKLQFEAVDITQVTISKSRKTTTGTMMLARNPVTIISATKI; via the coding sequence ATGTGGAATTACAAAACTCCTGGAATTCCTGATGAAGAGTTTGAAAGAACCGAAAAAGTTCCCATAACAAAAGAAGAAGTAAGAACCATACAAATCAGCAAGGCAAGACTAAAACCAGGACAGACTGTTTATGATATTGGTTGTGGTAGCGGTTCTATTTCTGTAGAATCGGCACTTCAGGTAGAGTCGTCTGGAAAAGTTTTGGCAATTGACTATGATCAAAACGCAGTAGATTTGACAAAAAAAAATGCAAAAAAATTTGGCATCTCAAATATTTCGGCAATATTTGGAAACGCTAAAGAGGAAATATCCAAACTTGAAGATGCTGATGTAATATTTGTTGGAGGAACTGGTGCAGATACCAAAGAAATCGTAGAGTTGGCAGAGAATAAGTTAAAATCTAGAGGGCGAATTGTGATTGGAATTATCCTTATTGAAACACTATATTCCGTGTTACAAGTTTTAGATAAATTGCAATTTGAAGCAGTTGACATTACTCAGGTAACGATATCAAAGAGCAGAAAAACAACTACAGGAACCATGATGCTTGCAAGAAATCCTGTAACCATAATTTCTGCTACCAAAATCTAA
- a CDS encoding glutamate racemase translates to MARIAVFDSGLGSLSIIQEMQKSFKSQIIYFADQQNYPYGKKSQAQLNRIMKKSIKLLHGFSPDFIVVASNTPSLMLNLSTSKIFDVKPPLKEAKKLSKSKHIGILATESAIRSKGMSKYIQKNISKSFKISKINGSKLVDLVESGKFLTEKKFCKKIIKKELKILVQNQIDVVTLSSTHLPFLKKYLEQEFPNIRFIDPGNIVAKKIFLKIKNTQSKRNSLKIFTSGNIKSFQSKLSKIGIKNKVNFLTF, encoded by the coding sequence GTGGCTAGAATTGCAGTTTTTGATTCAGGACTAGGCTCACTATCCATAATTCAAGAGATGCAAAAATCATTCAAATCTCAAATCATCTATTTTGCTGATCAACAAAATTATCCATATGGCAAAAAATCTCAGGCTCAATTGAATAGAATCATGAAAAAATCTATCAAATTATTGCATGGTTTTTCACCAGATTTCATAGTTGTTGCATCAAACACACCAAGTCTTATGTTAAATTTGTCTACATCAAAAATTTTTGATGTAAAACCCCCGCTTAAAGAAGCAAAAAAACTCTCAAAGTCAAAACATATCGGAATTCTTGCAACTGAATCTGCCATAAGAAGTAAGGGGATGTCAAAATACATCCAAAAAAACATTTCAAAATCTTTTAAAATTTCCAAAATTAATGGTTCCAAACTTGTAGATTTAGTTGAATCTGGAAAATTTCTTACAGAAAAAAAATTTTGCAAAAAAATTATTAAAAAAGAACTAAAAATACTTGTTCAAAATCAAATTGATGTGGTCACATTGTCTAGTACACATTTGCCCTTCTTAAAAAAATATTTAGAACAAGAATTTCCAAATATACGATTTATTGATCCAGGAAATATTGTAGCTAAAAAAATCTTTTTAAAAATAAAAAATACACAATCAAAAAGAAATTCTTTGAAAATTTTTACCTCAGGAAACATAAAGAGTTTTCAATCAAAACTGTCAAAGATAGGAATCAAAAACAAAGTTAATTTTTTGACTTTTTAG
- the cobI gene encoding precorrin-2 C(20)-methyltransferase has translation MPGLIGIGVGPGDPELLTVKAVKAIQNADIIMCPASKEDRPSIALSVVDSIIDKSKNQEIIKLIFPMTKDKDVLEETWKRNAKIMAETVLLGKNVVYLTVGDPFLYSTWIYMHRDITEKYPEIDISVIPGIVSMFTFASKVGVSIAEGAEKVAIIPSCYDLSSVKEIAKNSESMIFLKDGRYFDQVINVLKESGFPDNSIFAIGQDLGTENEIIRKMTLGEVNDDTLTTKYFSILVVKRV, from the coding sequence ATGCCTGGATTAATAGGAATAGGAGTAGGTCCTGGAGATCCTGAACTTCTCACAGTCAAAGCTGTAAAGGCAATTCAAAATGCAGACATTATCATGTGTCCTGCCTCAAAAGAAGATAGACCCAGTATCGCATTATCTGTTGTTGATTCAATTATTGACAAATCAAAAAATCAAGAGATCATTAAACTAATCTTTCCTATGACAAAAGACAAAGATGTCCTTGAAGAAACTTGGAAAAGAAATGCAAAAATTATGGCTGAAACTGTATTATTAGGAAAAAACGTAGTCTATCTTACAGTAGGTGATCCATTTCTATATAGTACATGGATATACATGCACAGGGATATAACTGAAAAATATCCTGAAATAGATATCAGTGTAATTCCCGGAATTGTTTCAATGTTTACATTTGCATCAAAAGTTGGAGTAAGTATTGCAGAAGGTGCAGAAAAAGTTGCAATAATCCCATCATGTTATGATCTAAGCAGTGTTAAAGAGATTGCAAAAAATTCTGAATCCATGATATTTCTTAAAGATGGTAGATATTTTGATCAAGTAATTAATGTTCTAAAGGAATCTGGTTTCCCAGATAATTCAATATTTGCAATAGGACAAGACCTAGGAACTGAAAATGAAATAATCAGAAAGATGACTTTAGGTGAAGTAAATGATGATACATTGACTACAAAATATTTTTCAATTCTGGTGGTAAAACGTGTCTGA